TGGCGCTTTTTCTCCGTTACAGAGATGAATGACGATAATGATTTTAATGCACTATTAAAGCTTGGTGATTAAAATGTACAAACAGGCATATTATAATGAACCGTATCTTAAGGATCTTGGCTTTAATTCAATAAAAGGTATTGATTTTGATATTAATCTTAAAAGAAAGAGTATTAAATTAATGGATTATAATGAATTCGATGTTTCAAGGCATTATACAAGACTGTCACAGATGAATTACTCCGTTGATCTTGGCATGTACCCTCTTGGATCATGCACAATGAAATACAATCCAAAATATGCCGATAAAATATCTGGCATGGAAAGCTTTCAGGAGATGCATCCATTAATGAATGATGAATGTTCACAGGGCACATTAAAGGTAATGTATCTTCTTCAGGATTATCTAAAGAAGATCTCAGGTCTTGATTATGTATCACTGCAGCCATCAGCAGGGGCCCATGGGGAGTTCACCGGAATACTAATAATAAGAAAATACTTTGAGGATTTGAACCAGCTTGATACACGCATGGAGATAATAATACCTGACAGTGCACACGGAACAAATCCAGCATCGGCATCCATGGGCGGCTTTGATGTCATAGAGGTTCCATCCGATGAAAATGGCCTTGTTGATCTGGATGCGCTAAACAATGCAGTCTCTGAAAGAACAGCAGCCTTTATGATTACAAATCCAAATACCCTTGGTATATTCGATGATAATATAATGAAAATCTCAGAGATTATGCATAAAAATGGGGCATTACTTTATTATGATGGCGCAAACTTCAATGCCATACTTGGCATAACGACTCCTGGCATAATGGGTTTTGATATTGTTCATTTTAATCTACATAAAACCTTTGCAACGCCACATGGTGGTGGCGGTCCTGGAGCAGGCCCTGTCGCAGTAAGATCATTTTTAAAAGATTATCTTCCGGTGCCGCTGGTATCATTCAAAAATGGTAT
This window of the Picrophilus oshimae DSM 9789 genome carries:
- the gcvPB gene encoding aminomethyl-transferring glycine dehydrogenase subunit GcvPB, with the translated sequence MYKQAYYNEPYLKDLGFNSIKGIDFDINLKRKSIKLMDYNEFDVSRHYTRLSQMNYSVDLGMYPLGSCTMKYNPKYADKISGMESFQEMHPLMNDECSQGTLKVMYLLQDYLKKISGLDYVSLQPSAGAHGEFTGILIIRKYFEDLNQLDTRMEIIIPDSAHGTNPASASMGGFDVIEVPSDENGLVDLDALNNAVSERTAAFMITNPNTLGIFDDNIMKISEIMHKNGALLYYDGANFNAILGITTPGIMGFDIVHFNLHKTFATPHGGGGPGAGPVAVRSFLKDYLPVPLVSFKNGMYYLDYNIPKTIGKVSSYYGSFSILIRALSYIIKNGNYLKERTVKAVLNSNYMSHQLSGYYKIPYKELKKHEFVLSTENTGKKALDIAKYLLDYGIHPPTTYFPLIVKEAMMIEPTESATKKDLDYYIEAMVNALKADDNDLKMAPLNTSVSRIDELKAARQLKLHW